In Plasmodium vinckei vinckei genome assembly, chromosome: PVVCY_01, one DNA window encodes the following:
- a CDS encoding mitochondrial ribosomal protein L19 precursor, putative, translating to MQISEIKRYIRTKVITSLNKYKSYNIKNEKTSKYWPNINCINKEEENIEKKNGEKGNDKNKKTIPYYKNYMHDFYNRQLMHNLHLVEMNKMNKLRNFKMPKIHTGDLIEIKYELSRSQQTFAIFQGYCVDIRRKRLDSSFIVKNIFDGVGVEQLIPFYSPRILYVKNVKSLYNINEEKLKSYYKINKPITRDYRYMWQYNVRGKYERPRGQHKPGIRSIEPKIRRRLAKLKKKYMKRRIESNLSSYIYGGVYAQYTRKRTRLVRAEIYRRMLIYALDEENRRKQKLNKRREKEHWNNFKINRNKGDNAFMSLPSNHPLASIS from the exons ATGCAAATCAGCGAA ATTAAAAGGTACATAAGAACAAAAGTCATAACgagtttaaataaatataaaagctataatataaaaaatgaaaagacGTCAAAATACTGGCCCAATATAAATTGTATTAATAAGGAGGaggaaaatatagaaaagaaaaatggaGAAAAAGGGaatgacaaaaataaaaaaacaataccTTACTATAAGAATTATATGcatgatttttataataggCAATTAATGCATAATCTGCATTTAGTagaaatgaataaaatgaataaattgcgaaattttaaaatgccTAAAATACATACAGGAGATTTAAtcgaaataaaatatgaattatcAAGGTCTCAACAAACTTTTGCAATTTTTCAAg gGTACTGTGTTGATATTCGTCGAAAACGGTTGGATTCCTCATTTAttgtgaaaaatatatttgatggTGTGGGAGTAGAACAGCTAATACCATTTTATTCCCCAagaattttatatgtaaaaaatgtaaaaagtttatataatataaatgaagaGAAACTTAaatcatattataaaataaataaaccaATAACAAGAGATTATAGATATATGTGGCAATATAATGTGAGAGGAAAATATGAAAGGCCTCGGGGTCAACATAAACCAGGTATTAGATCTATCGAGCCAAAAATTCGAAGACGACTAgctaaattaaaaaaaaaatatatgaaaagaAGAATAGAAAGTAATTTATcttcttatatatatggtgGTGTATATGCACAATATACAAGAAAAAGGACACGATTAGTTCGTGCAGAAATTTATCGAAGAATgcttatatatgcattagatgaagaaaatcgaagaaaacaaaaattaaataaaagacGAGAAAAAGAACATTggaataattttaaaattaatagaaaTAAGGGAGACAATGCTTTTATGTCTTTACCCTCTAACCATCCTCTTGCAAGTATCTCATAA